TTGCGGTTCTTTGTGGAACGCAAGGTCCTCGTGCGACCGCGGAACGGGGACGGCTGCGCGTCGAGTATGCCCAAGCCTTGGGATATGAACGATCCGCGACGCCCTGTGCGGCGACGTTCTCGCGAGTGCTGCGCCGACTCGATGAGGACGCAGACGGGCTTGCGATCACGCGGCGATCTGCTCAGACCATCGAGCGGAACCGAGGACGTTGGGAGAGGCGTCGGT
The Candidatus Poribacteria bacterium genome window above contains:
- a CDS encoding transposase family protein — its product is MSNPHRASKVQHSLATILLQLCFAVLCGTQGPRATAERGRLRVEYAQALGYERSATPCAATFSRVLRRLDEDADGLAITRRSAQTIERNRGRWERRR